The Haloarchaeobius amylolyticus genome window below encodes:
- the hmgA gene encoding hydroxymethylglutaryl-CoA reductase (NADPH), with amino-acid sequence MTDPATLAERVREGDLRLHELEDHADHDTAVAARRLLVEESTDADLDTVGQYAFDAEVADSAIENMIGAAQIPMGIVGPVTVNGGAADGEYHLPLATTEGALLASVNRGLSVIESSGGADARVTKNGMTRAPVFRVSGVVEAAETVEWVREHTDRLREAAESTTSHGELLDVTPYVVGDSVYLRFRYDTKDAMGMNMATIATGEACDVVETETPASLVALSGNLCSDKKPAAVNAVEGRGRSVTADVVIPGDVVEARLHTTPGAIAEANTRKNLIGSAKAGSLGFNAHAANVVAAAFLATGQDAAQVVEGANTITTVEERDGDLYASVSLASLELGTVGGGTKLPTQSEALDVLGLRGGGDPAGSNADALAEIIATGALAGELSLLAALASRHLSSAHEELGR; translated from the coding sequence ATGACCGACCCGGCGACGCTCGCGGAGCGGGTCCGCGAGGGGGACCTCCGACTGCACGAACTCGAAGACCACGCCGACCACGACACGGCCGTCGCGGCCCGTCGCCTGCTCGTCGAGGAGTCGACCGACGCCGACCTCGACACCGTGGGCCAGTACGCCTTCGACGCCGAGGTGGCCGACTCGGCCATCGAGAACATGATCGGCGCGGCCCAGATTCCCATGGGCATCGTCGGCCCCGTCACGGTGAACGGCGGCGCGGCCGACGGCGAGTACCACCTCCCGCTCGCGACGACCGAGGGCGCGCTGCTGGCCAGCGTGAACCGCGGCCTCTCCGTCATCGAATCCTCGGGCGGCGCCGACGCCCGCGTCACCAAGAACGGGATGACCCGCGCGCCCGTCTTCCGCGTCTCCGGCGTCGTCGAGGCCGCCGAGACCGTCGAGTGGGTGCGCGAGCACACCGACCGGCTCCGGGAGGCCGCCGAGTCAACCACGAGCCACGGCGAACTGCTCGACGTGACGCCCTACGTCGTCGGCGACTCGGTGTACCTGCGCTTCCGCTACGACACGAAGGACGCGATGGGGATGAACATGGCCACCATCGCGACGGGCGAGGCCTGCGACGTGGTCGAGACGGAGACGCCGGCGTCGCTGGTCGCGCTCTCGGGCAACCTCTGTTCGGACAAGAAGCCGGCCGCCGTGAACGCGGTCGAGGGCCGCGGGCGCTCCGTGACCGCCGACGTGGTCATCCCGGGCGACGTGGTCGAAGCGCGCCTGCACACCACGCCCGGCGCCATCGCCGAGGCGAACACCCGCAAGAACCTCATCGGGAGCGCCAAGGCGGGGAGTCTGGGCTTCAACGCCCACGCCGCCAACGTCGTCGCGGCGGCCTTCCTCGCCACCGGGCAGGACGCCGCCCAGGTCGTCGAGGGTGCGAACACCATCACCACGGTCGAGGAGCGCGACGGCGACCTCTACGCCTCCGTCTCGCTGGCCTCGCTCGAACTCGGGACCGTCGGCGGCGGCACCAAACTCCCGACCCAGTCCGAGGCGCTCGACGTGCTGGGCCTGCGCGGCGGCGGCGACCCGGCCGGCTCGAACGCCGACGCCCTCGCGGAGATCATCGCGACGGGCGCGCTGGCCGGCGAACTCTCGCTGCTCGCCGCGCTCGCCTCGCGCCACCTCTCCTCGGCGCACGAGGAACTGGGCCGGTAG
- a CDS encoding ATP-binding protein gives MTRSSGTRPADHRKESASSPVAVLLVASDDDPVGLDEDGGLDVTRVSTAAVDDALTDPPVPVDCVVFAGDASAAETTLETVRSVRETPFVLYAADPDPATLDGVLSAEWTEFVPRFDGADGSLLATRVTRLVERLRRERDHQLKDRALDQAGVGITIAGPDESLIYVNEGFEQLTGYDEREVLGENCRFLQGPDTDPEKVAAIRAAIDAEEPISIVLRNYDADGELFWNQLDISPVFDETGEVTHYFGFQKDVTEREQLARELGRQNERLDEFASVVSHDIRGPLSIATGHVEMAVAEESTDGLDAALEALERIERMVDDVLTLAREGEAVDEPAPVSLESIVTKAWQTGETGDLDIEVVDDLGMVEADASRLQTLFENLFRNAVDHATGATTVTIGRLGTEPGDDAGFYVADDGPGIDPAERESIFEQGFTTDSEGTGFGLAIVETIAQAHGWSVAVEASEAGGARFVVSGVEPL, from the coding sequence ATGACACGCTCGAGCGGCACGCGGCCGGCCGACCACCGGAAGGAATCGGCCAGTTCGCCGGTCGCGGTCCTCCTCGTCGCGAGCGACGACGACCCCGTCGGCCTCGACGAGGACGGTGGCCTCGACGTCACCCGCGTCTCGACCGCCGCCGTCGACGACGCACTGACCGACCCCCCAGTGCCGGTCGACTGCGTGGTCTTCGCCGGCGACGCGTCCGCGGCGGAGACGACGCTCGAGACCGTCCGCTCGGTCCGGGAGACGCCGTTCGTCCTGTACGCTGCAGACCCCGACCCCGCTACCCTCGACGGCGTCCTCTCTGCAGAGTGGACCGAGTTCGTCCCCCGGTTCGACGGCGCGGACGGGAGCCTCCTCGCGACCCGGGTCACCCGGCTCGTCGAGCGACTCCGGCGCGAACGCGACCACCAGCTGAAGGACCGCGCCCTCGACCAGGCCGGCGTCGGCATCACCATCGCCGGCCCGGACGAATCGCTCATCTACGTGAACGAGGGGTTCGAGCAGCTGACGGGCTACGACGAGCGCGAGGTCCTCGGCGAGAACTGTCGGTTCCTGCAGGGGCCCGACACCGACCCCGAGAAGGTGGCGGCCATCCGGGCCGCGATCGACGCCGAGGAGCCCATCTCCATCGTCCTCCGGAACTACGACGCCGACGGAGAGCTGTTCTGGAACCAGCTCGACATCTCGCCCGTGTTCGACGAGACGGGCGAGGTCACGCACTACTTCGGCTTCCAGAAGGACGTCACCGAGCGCGAGCAACTCGCACGCGAACTCGGCCGCCAGAACGAGCGCCTCGACGAGTTCGCCTCCGTCGTGAGCCACGACATCCGCGGCCCACTCAGCATCGCGACGGGCCACGTCGAGATGGCCGTCGCCGAGGAGTCCACCGACGGCCTCGACGCGGCCCTCGAGGCCCTCGAACGCATCGAGCGCATGGTCGACGACGTGTTGACCCTCGCGCGCGAGGGCGAGGCCGTCGACGAGCCGGCGCCCGTCTCACTTGAGTCCATCGTGACGAAGGCCTGGCAGACCGGCGAGACCGGCGACCTCGACATCGAGGTCGTCGACGACCTCGGCATGGTCGAGGCCGACGCCAGCAGGCTGCAGACGCTGTTCGAGAACCTGTTCCGGAACGCGGTCGACCACGCCACCGGCGCCACCACCGTCACCATCGGCCGGCTCGGCACCGAGCCCGGCGACGACGCCGGCTTCTACGTCGCCGACGACGGGCCGGGAATCGACCCGGCGGAACGCGAGTCCATCTTCGAGCAGGGCTTCACCACCGACTCGGAGGGAACCGGCTTCGGGCTGGCCATCGTCGAGACCATCGCGCAGGCCCACGGCTGGTCGGTGGCGGTCGAAGCGAGCGAGGCCGGCGGTGCCCGGTTCGTCGTCTCGGGCGTGGAGCCGTTATAG
- a CDS encoding ZIP family metal transporter produces the protein MALLENLVLVFVAGLITALATGVGALPFFVLDDISDRWNVVLWGLASGIMVSASVFGLIFEGAAAGRLVAVGVGMLAGVVLVVVAHELIEDYEPDPGEYAEADFKKLLLILGILTVHSFPEGVAVGVSFAELNLPGLQDGISFLGFGVPVVAVFITVAIAIHNVPEGVAISIPLRTMGVSEFKMVWWAIFSSLPQPIGAVVAFAFVRYAQEFLPYGYGFAAGAMIFLVATEFIPEALELGEHVEGGGRLELVSGVALGFAVMLPLAFI, from the coding sequence ATGGCACTACTGGAGAACCTGGTGCTGGTGTTCGTGGCCGGGCTCATCACCGCGCTGGCGACCGGCGTCGGGGCACTGCCGTTCTTCGTCCTCGACGACATCAGCGACCGCTGGAACGTCGTGCTCTGGGGGCTCGCCTCGGGTATCATGGTCTCCGCGTCGGTGTTCGGCCTCATCTTCGAGGGGGCCGCAGCGGGGCGACTCGTCGCCGTCGGCGTCGGCATGCTCGCGGGCGTCGTCCTCGTCGTCGTCGCCCACGAACTCATCGAGGACTACGAGCCGGACCCCGGCGAGTACGCCGAGGCGGACTTCAAGAAGCTCCTGCTCATCCTCGGCATCCTCACCGTCCACTCGTTCCCGGAGGGCGTCGCCGTCGGCGTCTCCTTCGCCGAGTTGAACCTCCCCGGGCTCCAGGACGGCATCTCGTTCCTCGGCTTCGGCGTCCCGGTCGTCGCCGTGTTCATCACGGTCGCCATCGCCATCCACAACGTCCCCGAGGGCGTGGCCATCTCCATCCCGCTGCGGACGATGGGCGTCAGCGAGTTCAAGATGGTCTGGTGGGCGATTTTCTCCAGTCTCCCCCAGCCCATCGGGGCGGTCGTCGCCTTCGCGTTCGTCCGGTACGCACAGGAGTTCCTGCCCTACGGGTACGGCTTCGCGGCCGGCGCGATGATCTTCCTCGTCGCGACGGAGTTCATCCCGGAGGCGCTTGAACTCGGCGAGCACGTCGAGGGTGGCGGCCGGCTCGAACTCGTCTCCGGCGTCGCCCTCGGCTTCGCCGTGATGCTCCCGCTCGCGTTCATCTGA
- a CDS encoding DUF7835 family putative zinc beta-ribbon protein — MATTDNSINGRNEHCDNCGTDTLHSVSVQLVTESTKQENSQFSREPYRVTECQRCGERASQRMNNA, encoded by the coding sequence ATGGCGACGACTGACAACTCGATCAATGGGCGAAACGAACACTGTGACAACTGTGGGACGGACACGCTGCACAGCGTGTCGGTGCAGCTGGTGACCGAGAGCACCAAGCAGGAGAACTCCCAGTTCTCGCGCGAACCCTACCGGGTGACGGAGTGCCAGCGGTGTGGGGAGCGGGCGAGCCAGCGCATGAACAACGCGTAG
- the map gene encoding type II methionyl aminopeptidase: protein MSETEVDLDAEKYEKHREAGRILAEVRDEAAEMVEVGTSHLEVAEWAEERIRELGGQPAFPVNISIDEEAAHATPSIDDDAVFGEEMVNLDIGVCIDGWLADTAVTVDLSGNPELAEASEQALEAALDVVEPGVDTGTIGAEIEDVIKGYGFNPVVNLSGHGLGHWEQHTEPNIPNRAVSQGTTLEVGDVVAIEPFATDGSGKVSEGADEEIFALEREASVRDRNARQALEQITEEFRTLPFATRWLDIARPEMALRRLKMNDIVHGYPVLKEDDGKLVSQKEHTIIVTEDGCEVTTRSR, encoded by the coding sequence ATGAGCGAGACCGAGGTCGACCTGGACGCAGAGAAGTACGAGAAACACCGTGAGGCCGGTCGCATCCTCGCCGAGGTCCGCGACGAGGCCGCAGAGATGGTCGAGGTCGGCACCAGCCACCTCGAGGTCGCCGAGTGGGCCGAAGAGCGCATCCGCGAACTCGGCGGCCAGCCCGCGTTCCCCGTCAACATCTCCATCGACGAGGAGGCCGCCCATGCGACGCCGAGCATCGACGACGACGCGGTCTTCGGCGAGGAGATGGTCAACCTCGACATCGGGGTCTGCATCGACGGCTGGCTGGCCGACACCGCCGTCACGGTCGACCTCTCGGGGAACCCGGAACTCGCGGAGGCGTCCGAGCAGGCGCTGGAGGCGGCCCTGGACGTCGTCGAACCGGGCGTCGACACCGGCACCATCGGTGCCGAGATCGAGGACGTCATCAAGGGCTACGGCTTCAACCCGGTCGTCAACCTCTCCGGGCACGGCCTGGGCCACTGGGAGCAGCACACCGAACCGAACATCCCGAACCGCGCCGTCTCGCAGGGGACGACGCTCGAGGTCGGCGACGTGGTCGCCATCGAGCCCTTCGCGACCGACGGGAGCGGGAAGGTCTCCGAGGGCGCCGACGAGGAGATCTTCGCGCTGGAGCGCGAGGCGTCGGTCCGGGACCGCAACGCCCGGCAGGCCCTCGAGCAGATCACGGAGGAGTTCCGGACGCTCCCCTTCGCGACCCGCTGGCTGGACATCGCCCGCCCGGAGATGGCACTGCGCCGGCTCAAGATGAACGACATCGTCCACGGCTACCCGGTCCTCAAGGAGGACGACGGGAAACTCGTCAGTCAGAAGGAACACACCATCATCGTCACGGAGGACGGCTGTGAAGTGACCACTCGGTCACGCTGA
- a CDS encoding DUF5817 family protein — protein MYHVVGCSDCSALRIVEGRPETTQCGRCGKRRQFSKVRSFLSTEDLDHAREVRASMLANRQGEGEAFAAVESFAELDDAVADGVIDDDAFLDASGLDVDEVADAGERASSGGGGSMNRKETVEAALRELDQPTEDEVVEYAAEHGVPADYVETALQKLVRRGEVSESRGRYRRL, from the coding sequence ATGTACCACGTGGTCGGGTGTAGCGACTGCAGCGCCCTGCGCATCGTCGAGGGTCGCCCCGAGACGACGCAGTGCGGTCGCTGTGGCAAACGACGGCAGTTCTCGAAGGTGCGCTCGTTCCTGTCGACCGAGGACCTCGACCACGCCCGCGAGGTCCGGGCGTCCATGCTGGCGAACCGCCAGGGCGAGGGCGAAGCGTTCGCGGCGGTGGAGTCGTTCGCCGAGCTGGACGACGCGGTCGCCGACGGCGTCATCGACGACGACGCGTTCCTCGACGCCTCGGGGCTCGACGTCGACGAGGTGGCGGACGCCGGCGAACGCGCGAGCAGTGGCGGTGGCGGGTCGATGAACCGCAAGGAGACGGTCGAGGCCGCGCTCCGGGAGCTCGACCAGCCCACCGAGGACGAGGTGGTCGAGTACGCCGCCGAGCACGGCGTCCCGGCGGACTACGTCGAGACGGCACTGCAGAAGCTCGTCCGTCGTGGCGAGGTCAGCGAGAGTCGCGGGCGCTACCGCCGGCTCTGA
- a CDS encoding helix-turn-helix domain-containing protein, with amino-acid sequence MAIIAEVTIASDAFPLGQLTLEEPGMRIELERVVPTDDTVIPFFWAQGGDFEAFERRAGELESVDRLTVLDRLDDAVLYRVTWGEDVVSFVSVIADLGATILEAHGNHKWLFRLRFRDHGDLSAFSSWCAENEVPFELRRLHSLADVQGQSYDFGLTDEQREALEIAVRLGYYKVPKRATLADVSAKLDISEQATGERLRRAMDKLANVVVLADEAA; translated from the coding sequence ATGGCGATCATCGCGGAGGTGACGATCGCCTCGGATGCGTTCCCGCTGGGGCAGCTGACGCTGGAGGAACCAGGGATGCGGATCGAACTCGAACGGGTAGTGCCGACCGACGACACGGTCATCCCGTTCTTCTGGGCGCAGGGGGGCGACTTCGAGGCGTTCGAACGACGGGCGGGCGAACTCGAATCGGTCGACAGGTTGACCGTACTGGACAGGCTGGACGACGCGGTGCTGTACCGCGTCACGTGGGGCGAGGACGTGGTGAGCTTCGTCTCGGTCATCGCCGACCTCGGGGCGACCATCCTCGAGGCACACGGCAACCACAAGTGGCTGTTCCGGTTGCGGTTCCGTGACCACGGCGACCTCTCGGCGTTCAGCAGCTGGTGTGCCGAGAACGAGGTCCCGTTCGAGCTGCGGCGCCTGCACTCCCTCGCGGACGTGCAGGGCCAGTCGTACGACTTCGGGCTCACCGACGAACAGCGCGAGGCGCTGGAGATCGCGGTGCGCCTCGGCTACTACAAGGTCCCGAAACGGGCGACGCTGGCGGACGTCTCGGCGAAGCTCGACATCAGCGAGCAGGCCACCGGGGAGCGCCTGCGGCGGGCGATGGACAAGCTCGCGAACGTGGTCGTGCTGGCCGACGAGGCGGCCTGA
- a CDS encoding isoaspartyl peptidase/L-asparaginase — protein sequence MHVIVHGGAGANPDDPETRQGVLDEAAGAGAAAETPVDAVEQAIHVLESSPRFNAGFGGAVQSDGVVRTDAGVMTDDRETGAACSMPGVEHAVSVARTVMEETPHICVSGEHAVALAEDFGVETGVDLFSDRTRERWAEEDVPEGGAKEHLAYLEERFGTTDPDGNPAEFDHDTVGAVAFDGDSFAAATSTGGRWLALAGRVGDVPQVGNGFYCSPAGGASATGAGEDIARVTLSRRAVRHLESGHSAQAAADLAIDEFGELTGSNAGIIVLDRDGSAGSAFNSDAMQTAVSR from the coding sequence ATGCACGTCATCGTCCACGGGGGCGCGGGTGCGAACCCCGACGACCCGGAGACACGACAGGGAGTACTCGACGAGGCCGCCGGGGCCGGTGCCGCCGCCGAGACGCCGGTCGACGCGGTCGAACAGGCCATCCACGTCCTCGAGTCGTCGCCCCGGTTCAACGCGGGCTTCGGCGGGGCCGTGCAGTCCGACGGCGTGGTCCGCACCGACGCGGGCGTCATGACCGACGACCGCGAGACCGGCGCGGCCTGCTCCATGCCGGGCGTCGAACACGCCGTCAGCGTCGCCCGCACCGTCATGGAGGAGACGCCGCACATCTGCGTCTCGGGCGAGCACGCCGTCGCCCTCGCCGAGGACTTCGGCGTCGAGACCGGCGTCGACCTGTTCAGCGACCGCACCCGGGAGCGCTGGGCCGAGGAGGACGTCCCGGAGGGCGGGGCCAAAGAGCACCTCGCCTACCTGGAAGAGCGGTTCGGGACGACGGACCCGGACGGCAACCCGGCGGAGTTCGATCACGACACGGTCGGCGCGGTCGCCTTCGACGGCGACTCCTTCGCCGCCGCGACCTCGACCGGCGGGCGCTGGCTCGCGCTCGCGGGCCGGGTCGGCGACGTGCCCCAGGTCGGTAACGGCTTCTACTGCTCCCCGGCCGGCGGCGCCTCCGCCACGGGCGCCGGCGAGGACATCGCCCGGGTCACCCTCTCCCGGCGGGCGGTCCGCCACCTCGAATCGGGCCACTCCGCACAGGCCGCGGCCGACCTCGCCATCGACGAGTTCGGCGAACTCACCGGCTCGAACGCGGGCATCATCGTCCTCGACCGCGACGGGAGTGCCGGCAGCGCGTTCAACTCCGACGCGATGCAGACTGCCGTCTCGCGCTAG
- a CDS encoding cupin domain-containing protein, whose product MEHVPNDSVESTEAVDGTHLSMLAGGEKMNVQHFFIEPDSTVPEHSHPHEQAGFIYEGTLTFLVDGEEYHVSAGDSYSIPGDEPHAAENRGDVPVKGLDIFSPPRENPAWQDDD is encoded by the coding sequence ATGGAACACGTCCCGAACGATTCCGTGGAGTCGACCGAGGCGGTCGACGGTACCCACCTCTCGATGCTCGCCGGCGGAGAGAAGATGAACGTCCAGCACTTCTTCATCGAGCCCGACTCGACCGTCCCCGAGCACAGCCACCCCCACGAGCAGGCGGGCTTCATCTACGAGGGGACGCTCACCTTCCTCGTCGACGGCGAGGAGTACCACGTCTCCGCGGGCGACTCGTACTCGATTCCGGGCGACGAGCCCCACGCCGCCGAGAACCGCGGTGACGTGCCCGTCAAGGGCCTCGACATCTTCAGCCCGCCGCGGGAGAACCCGGCGTGGCAGGACGACGACTGA
- a CDS encoding bacterio-opsin activator domain-containing protein → MVLVDVAVPATGFPVGALTAETPATAIELVRVVPIDGVIVPLFWAVGRDLTGFERSAGALEQVERLSLVESHPGRRLYRVWWRPEATTLVSTIHRHQGAILDGRGTDEWHFFVRFPDEGRFESFFAACTRAGIPVDATEYSPVG, encoded by the coding sequence ATGGTACTCGTCGACGTCGCGGTTCCGGCGACCGGTTTCCCGGTCGGTGCCCTCACCGCCGAGACGCCGGCGACCGCCATCGAACTCGTCCGGGTCGTCCCCATCGACGGGGTCATCGTACCGCTGTTCTGGGCGGTCGGCCGCGACCTCACCGGCTTCGAGCGCTCGGCCGGGGCGCTCGAGCAGGTCGAACGGCTCTCGCTCGTGGAGTCCCATCCGGGGCGGCGGCTGTATCGGGTCTGGTGGCGGCCGGAGGCGACCACGCTCGTCAGCACCATCCACCGGCACCAGGGGGCGATACTGGACGGGCGCGGGACCGACGAGTGGCACTTCTTCGTCCGGTTCCCCGACGAGGGTCGCTTCGAGTCGTTCTTCGCGGCGTGCACGCGGGCCGGTATCCCGGTCGACGCGACCGAGTACAGCCCCGTCGGGTGA
- the icd gene encoding isocitrate dehydrogenase (NADP(+)), translating to MSYDYDKVDVPADGEPVQVVDEENDELDIPETPIVPIIHGDGIGKDVGPAAQKVLSAAAEATGRDIAWMRVYAGESARERYDGENLPDDTVNAIDEFRVAIKGPLTTPVGAGFRSLNVALRQTLDFYANVRPTYYLDGVPSPMKKPEDMNMVTFRENTEDVYAGIEWEQGTEDVEKVRNFVEEEMGFDETMHDGPIGIGIKPITEKGSKRLVRKAIDYAIEHDRDKVTLVHKGNIMKFTEGQFSEWGMEVAEEEYPDDEVFAAPDSLWETQDDIDIPEGAVMVEERLADAMLQWMQLRTDEFDVLAMPNLNGDYLSDAAGAQIGGLGIAPGANFGDARVLAEPVHGSAPKRAGQDQANPTALILSGRLMFDYMGWKDAAELVRDAVEETISSGTVTYDLERNLEDAEKVSTTEFADTVIENIHDLA from the coding sequence ATGAGCTACGACTACGACAAAGTGGACGTCCCGGCCGATGGTGAGCCGGTCCAGGTCGTCGACGAGGAGAACGACGAACTCGACATCCCCGAGACACCCATCGTCCCCATCATCCACGGGGACGGTATCGGCAAGGACGTCGGCCCGGCCGCCCAGAAGGTCCTGAGCGCGGCCGCCGAGGCCACCGGACGCGACATCGCGTGGATGCGTGTCTACGCCGGTGAGTCCGCTCGCGAGCGATACGACGGCGAGAACCTGCCGGACGACACCGTCAACGCCATCGACGAGTTCCGCGTCGCCATCAAGGGCCCGCTCACGACGCCCGTCGGCGCCGGCTTCCGCAGCCTCAACGTCGCCCTCCGCCAGACGCTCGACTTCTACGCGAACGTCCGCCCGACCTACTACCTCGACGGCGTCCCGTCCCCCATGAAGAAGCCCGAGGACATGAACATGGTCACCTTCCGTGAGAACACGGAGGACGTCTACGCCGGCATCGAGTGGGAGCAGGGCACCGAGGACGTCGAGAAGGTCCGCAACTTCGTCGAGGAGGAGATGGGCTTCGACGAGACGATGCACGATGGTCCCATCGGCATCGGCATCAAGCCCATCACCGAGAAGGGCAGCAAGCGCCTCGTCCGCAAGGCCATCGACTACGCCATCGAGCACGACCGCGACAAGGTCACGCTCGTCCACAAGGGGAACATCATGAAGTTCACCGAGGGGCAGTTCTCGGAGTGGGGCATGGAGGTCGCCGAGGAGGAGTACCCCGACGACGAGGTCTTCGCCGCACCCGACTCCCTCTGGGAGACCCAGGACGACATCGACATCCCCGAGGGCGCCGTCATGGTCGAGGAGCGCCTCGCCGACGCGATGCTCCAGTGGATGCAGCTGCGCACCGACGAGTTCGACGTGCTCGCCATGCCGAACCTCAACGGTGACTACCTCTCCGACGCCGCCGGCGCCCAGATCGGTGGCCTCGGCATCGCGCCCGGCGCGAACTTCGGTGACGCCCGCGTGCTCGCCGAGCCGGTCCACGGCTCCGCGCCCAAGCGCGCCGGCCAGGACCAGGCGAACCCGACCGCACTCATCCTCTCCGGCCGCCTGATGTTCGACTACATGGGCTGGAAGGACGCCGCCGAGCTCGTCCGTGACGCCGTCGAGGAGACCATCTCCTCCGGCACCGTCACCTACGACCTCGAGCGCAACCTCGAGGACGCCGAGAAGGTCTCCACGACCGAGTTCGCCGACACCGTCATCGAGAACATTCACGACCTCGCGTAA
- a CDS encoding metallophosphoesterase family protein: MSAPEPSFSETPAAWHQTVDADDWDDIYVVGDVHGCFDALQRLLQRIDPGEDDLVVFVGDLVRKGPNSRGVVQLVRESPNMLSVRGNNEEKLLRGEKELDELSAVDMEYIASMPVAISFDEALVVHGGIDPRKPLADHSVDDVQNMRSLAPDGSYDRPFWFERHAETPTVFFGHTVLAEPVDREYAIGLDTGCVYGGELTAYDYWADEYITVPLDREGKGRKSSKIVTPPEPNTA, translated from the coding sequence ATGAGCGCACCAGAACCATCCTTCTCCGAGACACCGGCCGCCTGGCATCAGACCGTCGACGCGGACGACTGGGACGACATCTACGTCGTCGGCGACGTGCACGGGTGCTTCGACGCGCTGCAGCGACTCCTCCAGCGAATCGACCCGGGCGAGGACGACCTCGTCGTCTTCGTCGGTGACCTCGTCCGCAAGGGCCCGAACAGCCGCGGCGTGGTCCAGCTGGTCCGCGAGTCGCCCAACATGCTGTCGGTCCGTGGGAACAACGAGGAGAAACTGCTCCGCGGCGAGAAGGAGCTCGACGAGCTGAGCGCGGTCGACATGGAGTACATCGCCTCGATGCCGGTCGCCATCTCCTTCGACGAGGCGCTGGTCGTCCACGGCGGCATCGACCCGCGCAAGCCGCTCGCCGACCACAGCGTCGACGACGTCCAGAACATGCGCTCGCTCGCCCCCGACGGGAGCTACGACCGCCCCTTCTGGTTCGAACGGCACGCCGAGACGCCGACCGTCTTCTTCGGCCACACCGTCCTCGCCGAGCCGGTCGACCGCGAGTACGCCATCGGCCTCGACACCGGCTGCGTCTACGGCGGGGAGCTGACCGCCTACGACTACTGGGCCGACGAGTACATCACCGTCCCCCTCGACCGCGAGGGTAAGGGCCGCAAGTCGTCGAAAATCGTCACCCCGCCCGAGCCTAACACCGCATAA
- a CDS encoding translation initiation factor, translating to MVHDSNTFDDLDIDLLGDLDRAEAELTVRTEKRRYGKPVTIVEGFPEDTDLDALASTLKRAAGAGGTVHDDRIEIQGDQVDRIVALLRDNGYTV from the coding sequence GTGGTACACGACTCGAACACGTTCGACGACCTCGACATCGACCTGCTCGGCGACCTCGACCGCGCCGAGGCCGAACTCACGGTCCGCACGGAGAAGCGACGCTACGGGAAGCCGGTGACCATCGTGGAGGGGTTCCCCGAGGATACCGACCTCGACGCGCTCGCGTCGACGTTGAAGCGGGCGGCCGGTGCCGGCGGGACCGTCCACGACGACAGGATCGAGATACAGGGCGATCAGGTCGACCGGATCGTCGCCCTGCTGCGTGACAACGGCTACACCGTCTGA
- a CDS encoding HIT family protein: MDQVFAPWRIEWVERDDKNEDIEGCVFCELPTRESDREYRIVARSDHAFVMLNNYPYNPGHAMVIPNQHTGDYGELTDETLLDHARLKQRTFAALREAMGPDGFNAGLNLGGGAAGGSIDDHLHTHVVPRWNGDTNFMPVVSDTKVIVEALADTYDRLHEAFAAQDGATAVDSDTAVRLSFD; encoded by the coding sequence ATGGACCAGGTGTTCGCGCCGTGGCGCATCGAGTGGGTGGAACGCGACGACAAGAACGAGGACATCGAGGGGTGTGTCTTCTGTGAACTCCCGACGCGGGAGTCGGACCGCGAGTACCGCATCGTCGCCCGGAGCGACCACGCGTTCGTGATGCTGAACAACTACCCGTACAACCCGGGCCACGCGATGGTCATCCCGAACCAGCACACCGGCGACTACGGTGAGCTCACCGACGAGACGCTGCTCGACCACGCAAGACTGAAGCAACGGACCTTCGCCGCACTCCGCGAGGCGATGGGGCCAGACGGTTTCAATGCCGGCTTGAACCTGGGTGGCGGGGCCGCAGGGGGGTCCATCGACGACCATCTCCACACGCACGTCGTTCCCCGTTGGAACGGTGACACGAACTTCATGCCCGTCGTCTCCGACACGAAGGTCATCGTCGAGGCGCTCGCGGACACCTACGACCGTCTCCACGAGGCGTTCGCGGCCCAGGACGGCGCGACGGCGGTCGATTCGGACACCGCGGTTCGGCTCTCGTTCGACTGA